A window from Amblyomma americanum isolate KBUSLIRL-KWMA chromosome 7, ASM5285725v1, whole genome shotgun sequence encodes these proteins:
- the LOC144098473 gene encoding dehydrodolichyl diphosphate synthase complex subunit Dhdds-like, with protein sequence MSWIKETKLTWLQSVAVRVIKAGKVPSHIAVIMDGNRRFARKQNMRSVEGHVQGFDKLAEVLYWCSELGVTEVTVYAFSIENFKRCKEEVDGLLDLALKKLKNMLNEMDKIHDHGVCIRVLGNLSYLPVELQSVVAEVVYQTQANTRCFLNICLSYTSRDEICKAMQELATGVQKNVLSASDVDETALSHAMYSRKSRDPDLLIRTSGEIRLSDFMLWQSSRSVIEFTSVLWPEFTVWHLLAAVLCYQRQCGLLKAFRCTGPNELHCPGNEDLQKFTDDVETRWQEKLQRMRLGQTVQEVPVTAS encoded by the exons ATGTCGTGGATCAAAGAAACGAAGCTTACTTGGTTGCAATCCGTCGCTGTCCGTGTTATAAAAGCCGGAAAGGTACCGTCTCACATAGCTGTCATCATGGATGGGAACCGGCGTTTCGCCAGAAAGCAAAACATGCGGTCAGTGGAGGGTCACGTTCAGGGCTTTGACAAATTAGCCGAG GTGCTGTATTGGTGCTCCGAATTGGGAGTCACTGAAGTGACCGTCTATGCGTTTAGCATCGAAAATTTCAAACGATGCAAAGAGGAAGTGGACGGCCTGTTGGACCTGGCTCTCAAGAAGCTTAAAAACATGCTGAACGAAAT GGATAAGATCCACGATCATGGAGTTTGCATCCGAGTGCTTGGAAATTTGTCCTATTTGCCGGTGGAACTGCAGTCTGTTGTCGCCGAAGTTGTGTACCAAACGCAGGCTAACACAAG GTGCTTCCTCAACATATGCCTGTCGTACACTTCCCGAGATGAGATATGCAAGGCAATGCAAGAATTGGCCACAGGAGTTCAGAAGAACGTCCTCTCAGCAAG TGATGTTGACGAAACTGCCCTTAGTCACGCCATGTACAGCCGCAAGAGTCGAGACCCTGACCTGCTAATCCGCACATCCGGAGAGATTCGCCTTAGTGATTTCATGCTTTGGCAGAGCAGTCGATCTGTCATCGAATTCACCTCAGTGCTTTGGCCAGAGTTCACCGTGTGGCACTTGCTTGCTGCAGTTCTCTGCTACCAGAGGCAGTGTGGCCTCTTGAAG gcATTCAGGTGCACAGGGCCAAATGAGTTGCACTGCCCTGGCAATGAGGACCTGCAGAAGTTCACAGACGATGTAGAGACAAGGTGGCAAGAGAAGCTTCAGCGCATGAGACTGGGCCAGACTGTTCAGGAAGTACCTGTGACAGCATCATGA